One window of Dyadobacter sandarakinus genomic DNA carries:
- a CDS encoding SDR family oxidoreductase, translating into MTNIALVVGATGITGSNLAETLIKKGWTTYGLSRNAGTGLSGLIPVSADLLNPDDLNASLQDLAPTHVFITSWMRNDTEAENIRVNSAMVRNLLNALAPRKSVQHVALVTGLKHYLGPFEAYAQAGTLPETPVREEHPRLDLENFYYAQEDEVYAAAARDDFSWSIHRPHSVIGKAVGNLMNMGTTLAVYASVCRETGKPFHFPGSSEQWNGLSDVTDARILAEHMIWASTTKAAQNEAFNVANGDVFRWKWLWKQIAGWFEIEPVGFDQMIHPLEQAMAGDAEIWKEIALKYNLKETRIDRLASPWHTDLDLGRPMEVMTDMSKSRKLGFTVYQDTRDSFFDLFEKLRTEQLIP; encoded by the coding sequence ATGACAAACATTGCACTGGTAGTAGGTGCCACCGGCATAACCGGCAGCAACCTGGCCGAAACACTTATCAAAAAAGGTTGGACAACCTATGGCCTTTCCCGTAATGCCGGTACCGGCCTCAGCGGACTCATACCTGTATCAGCAGACCTTCTTAATCCCGATGACCTGAATGCCAGCCTCCAAGATCTCGCCCCGACACACGTTTTCATTACATCCTGGATGCGAAACGATACGGAAGCCGAAAATATCCGCGTCAACAGCGCTATGGTCCGCAACTTACTGAATGCACTCGCTCCCAGGAAGTCCGTACAGCATGTTGCGCTTGTTACCGGCCTCAAACACTATCTCGGACCCTTCGAAGCATACGCCCAGGCCGGTACTTTACCCGAAACGCCCGTGCGCGAAGAACATCCGCGGCTCGACCTGGAAAATTTTTATTATGCACAGGAAGACGAAGTGTATGCAGCGGCAGCCCGGGATGATTTTTCGTGGAGCATTCACCGCCCTCATTCGGTGATCGGCAAAGCTGTCGGCAACCTGATGAACATGGGAACCACGCTGGCAGTTTACGCATCTGTTTGCCGGGAAACCGGAAAGCCATTCCATTTCCCGGGCTCATCCGAACAATGGAATGGTTTGTCGGACGTCACGGATGCCAGGATCCTGGCTGAGCATATGATCTGGGCATCTACCACCAAAGCTGCTCAAAATGAAGCATTCAATGTTGCAAATGGGGATGTGTTTCGCTGGAAATGGCTTTGGAAGCAAATAGCCGGCTGGTTTGAAATTGAGCCTGTAGGTTTCGACCAGATGATTCATCCACTTGAACAAGCCATGGCAGGCGATGCTGAGATCTGGAAGGAAATTGCGCTGAAATATAATCTTAAGGAAACAAGGATTGATCGTCTGGCTTCGCCATGGCACACCGACCTCGACCTGGGCCGGCCGATGGAAGTGATGACCGACATGTCCAAAAGCCGCAAACTCGGTTTCACGGTTTACCAGGATACCCGTGACTCATTCTTTGATTTGTTTGAAAAGCTCCGCACAGAGCAGCTGATTCCCTAG